A single window of Nicotiana sylvestris chromosome 3, ASM39365v2, whole genome shotgun sequence DNA harbors:
- the LOC104237992 gene encoding uncharacterized protein isoform X2 — translation MNVCLSFPHPSTFNPLLCTSKTQLLHLHSNSTTILFSFSFPFHSVHRIPQLDKKRRRFVTWASSLQLPLLPFPIDQSLFKKKRFFVHFVLDPIAINDTSGEASFAARYGCLVAIEKVEKLEIGALVSIRGIGRAKILKFEQAEPYLTGAVIPLLDNIPHGETELSSKVLEIKEALRNLNSLEIKLKAPQEALLQTLTANSLKWSEKTPVPDCDNSFIPPFPELVSFAALQPVSGSSESELQKLQKKKLRAMDIRDTLERLEDSIGYVQENISLVAAKLAIQSLDSRS, via the exons ATGAATGTCTGCTTATCTTTTCCTCATCCATCAACCTTTAATCCCTTACTCTGCACAAGTAAAACACAATTGCTGCACCTGCACTCCAACTCCACCACCATTTTATTTAGCTTCTCCTTTCCATTTCATTCTGTTCACAGAATTCCTCAGTTAGAtaagaaacgacgtcgttttgtcaCTTGGGCTTCCTCCTTACAGCTGCCGCTTCTTCCCTTCCCTATTGACCAG TCTCTTTTTAAGAAGAAGAGGTTCTTTGTGCACTTCGTTCTAGATCCTATAGCCATAAATGATACATCAGGAGAAGCATCTTTTGCTGCTAGATACGGTTGCTTGGTTGCAATAGAGAAA GTTGAGAAATTGGAGATTGGTGCATTAGTCTCTATTAGGGGTATAGGCCGTGCCAAAATTCTGAAATTTGAACAG GCAGAACCATACTTGACAGGTGCAGTCATACCATTGCTGGACAACATTCCACACGGCGAGACAGAACTAAGTTCCAAAGTTTTGGAGATAAAAGAAGCTCTCCGTAATTTGAATAGCTTGGAAATAAAGCTGAAG GCTCCTCAAGAAGCTTTGTTGCAAACTTTAACTGCAAACTCTTTGAAATGGTCTGAGAAGACACCTGTTCCGGATTGCGACAACAGCTTCATTCCACCTTTCCCTGAGCTTGTATCCTTTGCAGCACTTCAACCTGTTTCTG GATCCTCTGAGTCAGAATTGCAGAAGCTGCAAAAAAAGAAGTTGAGAGCAATGGACATCAGGGATACCCTAGAGAGACTTGAAGATTCCATAGGATATGTGCAAGAAAATATTTCCTTGGTAGCAGCCAAGCTTGCAATTCAATCTTTAGATTCCCGGTCATGA
- the LOC104237992 gene encoding uncharacterized protein isoform X1: MNVCLSFPHPSTFNPLLCTSKTQLLHLHSNSTTILFSFSFPFHSVHRIPQLDKKRRRFVTWASSLQLPLLPFPIDQVLVPSETKTLHLYEARYLALLEESLFKKKRFFVHFVLDPIAINDTSGEASFAARYGCLVAIEKVEKLEIGALVSIRGIGRAKILKFEQAEPYLTGAVIPLLDNIPHGETELSSKVLEIKEALRNLNSLEIKLKAPQEALLQTLTANSLKWSEKTPVPDCDNSFIPPFPELVSFAALQPVSGSSESELQKLQKKKLRAMDIRDTLERLEDSIGYVQENISLVAAKLAIQSLDSRS, encoded by the exons ATGAATGTCTGCTTATCTTTTCCTCATCCATCAACCTTTAATCCCTTACTCTGCACAAGTAAAACACAATTGCTGCACCTGCACTCCAACTCCACCACCATTTTATTTAGCTTCTCCTTTCCATTTCATTCTGTTCACAGAATTCCTCAGTTAGAtaagaaacgacgtcgttttgtcaCTTGGGCTTCCTCCTTACAGCTGCCGCTTCTTCCCTTCCCTATTGACCAG GTATTAGTCCCTTCAGAGACAAAGACTCTACACTTGTATGAAGCAAGATACTTGGCGCTGTTAGAGGAG TCTCTTTTTAAGAAGAAGAGGTTCTTTGTGCACTTCGTTCTAGATCCTATAGCCATAAATGATACATCAGGAGAAGCATCTTTTGCTGCTAGATACGGTTGCTTGGTTGCAATAGAGAAA GTTGAGAAATTGGAGATTGGTGCATTAGTCTCTATTAGGGGTATAGGCCGTGCCAAAATTCTGAAATTTGAACAG GCAGAACCATACTTGACAGGTGCAGTCATACCATTGCTGGACAACATTCCACACGGCGAGACAGAACTAAGTTCCAAAGTTTTGGAGATAAAAGAAGCTCTCCGTAATTTGAATAGCTTGGAAATAAAGCTGAAG GCTCCTCAAGAAGCTTTGTTGCAAACTTTAACTGCAAACTCTTTGAAATGGTCTGAGAAGACACCTGTTCCGGATTGCGACAACAGCTTCATTCCACCTTTCCCTGAGCTTGTATCCTTTGCAGCACTTCAACCTGTTTCTG GATCCTCTGAGTCAGAATTGCAGAAGCTGCAAAAAAAGAAGTTGAGAGCAATGGACATCAGGGATACCCTAGAGAGACTTGAAGATTCCATAGGATATGTGCAAGAAAATATTTCCTTGGTAGCAGCCAAGCTTGCAATTCAATCTTTAGATTCCCGGTCATGA